Genomic window (Thermanaeromonas sp. C210):
CATCCGGACCGGATTGTTGTAGGTTGCGATGACGCCCGCACTGCTGAGAAGGTATTAGAGCTCTACAGCGATATCGAGGCCCCTAAGGTTACCATGGATATTACCAGCGCCGAGATGGTGAAGTATGCCTCCAATGCGTTTTTGGCCACCAAGATATCCTTCATTAACGAGATTGCCAATTTGTGCGAATTGGTAGGAGCAGATATTAAGGCCGTGGCGCCTGCCGTCGGGATGGACAAGCGGATAGGTCCCCATTTTTTGCAAGCGGGGTTGGGCTATGGTGGTTCGTGCTTCCCCAAAGACACCAAGGGGTTGGATTTTGTCTCCACCTTTAACGGCTATAGTTTCAATCTCTTGAAGGCCGTAATCGAGGTCAACGCGAAGCAACGTATTCTTGCCGTAAGGAAGTTACATAAGCTTTTGGGAGGGTTGGTCGGAAGAAGGATCGCTGTGTTGGGTTTGGCCTTTAAGCCTAACACAGACGACATCCGGGAAGCTCCCGCCATTGACATTATTCGGTATTTGGTGGACGAAGGGGCGGAGGTAGCTGCCGCTGATCCCCTCGCTATTCGGAACGCAGCTTCCCAGTTGCCTCCGTGTGTGAAGCTTTCCCCAGACCCGTATGAGGTTTTGCATGGGGCGCAGGCTGTTCTCCTTGCGACAGAGTGGCCCCAGTTCATTGTGCTGGACTGGGGGAAGGTGAAAGGTTTGATGCGTGAGCCTTTCGTTATCGTGGATGGAAGAAATGCTCTGGATCCCGAAAAACTTACGGAATTGGGATTTATTTATTGCGGTTTCGGGGTTTTACCTAAGTTCCGCGGCTGAGGTAGGAGGGTTGTTTACTTGCTTGGCTCTCTGTGGATTTTGAATCATTACGCCATCAGTCCCGATATGCCCGGCGGCACCAGGCATTACGACCTGGGGCGGGAACTGGTCAAGCGGGGGTACGAAGTCGTCATTTTTGCTTCAGGCTTTGACCACAGCACCCGCAGGTATGCCAAGGTAAAACCTGGTGAAAAGATGAGGGTAGAACAATACGACGGTGTGACATTTGTCTGGATCAATACCGTACCTTATGCCGGTAATGATTGGCGTCGTGTGTTGAATATGTTGTCCTACGGCTGGAGGGTTCTTGGATGCAGTCGGGGGTTTGCTACCCCGGATGTTGTCATCGGGTCTTCGATGCATCCCTTTGCAGCTTTGGCAGGTTGGCGGCTGGCGCAAAAGCATCGCGCTAAGTTTATCTTCGAAGTTAGGGATCTGTGGCCTCAGGTATTAGTTGATATGGGAAGGATGAGGGAGGCTCATCCCGTCGTCAAGCTGCTTCGGGCGCTGGAGCTTTTTTTGTACCGGAAATCAGACCGCATCGTTATTTTGGGGAATCAGATGAAGGACTACATTACAAGTAGGTACAACATCAGTGAAGAGAAAATTGTCTGGATTCCCAACGGTGTAGACCTTACTCGATTTAGCAGCATTACACCTCCGAAGGGGAGCAATCCAGACTTCCTTGTAATGTATCTTGGGGCGCATAGCGCAACTAATGCTCTCCACGTGCTGGTGGAAGCTGCTAAGATAGTCCAGGAGCGGGGATACGAAAGGATCCGTTTTTCCTTAGTGGGTGATGGTCCCGAAAAGCAGAATCTTATGCGGCTGGCCAGGGAAATGGGGCTTACAAATATTGAGTTCTTACCGCCAGTGCCAAAAGATGAGGTC
Coding sequences:
- a CDS encoding glycosyltransferase family 4 protein; the encoded protein is MLGSLWILNHYAISPDMPGGTRHYDLGRELVKRGYEVVIFASGFDHSTRRYAKVKPGEKMRVEQYDGVTFVWINTVPYAGNDWRRVLNMLSYGWRVLGCSRGFATPDVVIGSSMHPFAALAGWRLAQKHRAKFIFEVRDLWPQVLVDMGRMREAHPVVKLLRALELFLYRKSDRIVILGNQMKDYITSRYNISEEKIVWIPNGVDLTRFSSITPPKGSNPDFLVMYLGAHSATNALHVLVEAAKIVQERGYERIRFSLVGDGPEKQNLMRLAREMGLTNIEFLPPVPKDEVPIVLAKADALVLTKDPTFGAYSGSVLKMFDYMASYRPVIFSGDLAYNPVKESGCGYTVPPGDSKALAEAVIALYEMPESERLTLGLRGRQYVEKHHSIEVLGEKLFQVITEVLQN
- a CDS encoding UDP-glucose dehydrogenase family protein — protein: MKIVVVGMGYVGLVAACCLARSGHQVIGVESAPEKLSKLRSGILPLYEEGLEEVYRKTVESQHLSFTDDLREAIEVADIIMIAVGTPSLPDGRVDLSQVYEVSGTICEAADHPFIVVMKSTVPPGTGKYLIERFFSKARVPISYVSNPEFLREGIAVWDWYHPDRIVVGCDDARTAEKVLELYSDIEAPKVTMDITSAEMVKYASNAFLATKISFINEIANLCELVGADIKAVAPAVGMDKRIGPHFLQAGLGYGGSCFPKDTKGLDFVSTFNGYSFNLLKAVIEVNAKQRILAVRKLHKLLGGLVGRRIAVLGLAFKPNTDDIREAPAIDIIRYLVDEGAEVAAADPLAIRNAASQLPPCVKLSPDPYEVLHGAQAVLLATEWPQFIVLDWGKVKGLMREPFVIVDGRNALDPEKLTELGFIYCGFGVLPKFRG